A genome region from Bordetella genomosp. 10 includes the following:
- a CDS encoding autotransporter domain-containing protein, with protein sequence MLRRSALTAALLAIYGYAPGAAAATNLVVDTPYDLSGSTLANGTVTVNNGGVLTGDGATVRGSAYDLVLVNAGGSLVLDNANLSNDLDSPTGQNGRTVTAKGAGATATLNGATIVISAQSTNPGTDYAHAFTAGVGAADGGHVNLDGGSITASGSKRTVGMQANDGGAIDASNLQITTNGNYGHAIQVYRTPTAAETATHIGLDHVSITTNGATYAVGIQSANKGASVTATDTDIATAGSGSFGVEVFNGATAALVNGSITTAGIGAAGVRVYGGNLGSGAVTVEGTKIVTGGVGASGVLAGDTAEPTSGIASLSGVDIATTGGNAAGIESAFGSSIASTNSTVHTQGDAANGVYAHDGGAVSLDGDAVTTDGNHAYGLYATGAGSTISAGGASVATNGLYGYGVRAENGGVVNLDGGSVTTNNATGRAAQDGDGSRAYALSADGANSSIVAKNGTTINTEGQRAYGAYATNGGHISLDGGSVTTHGFMAYGLYASGPGSTIDADNVAVATSGNVGDGVWAYQGGVVNLSGGSIAVSGEPNANSPHETANGLVAVGGAFGAGTINATGVSVSTRGANSVGAMAGAQVGDSYTSGAINLVDSSIAVQGANAVAASVSYGSSLTARGSTLVSQNGDGITITDAATVTLIGTRVQAAGASLVSNLDSAGQTQDIVIGAGSTLSENNGTLLQVNRQDAGMDGIVNLTLQAGATARGDVIDLDGLSADNPTRSQGGKTNFTVAAGANWLGIVRGINDVSTDDGGSFVDNGGAPIAGNVTGGQDATLVFNNGATIGGSVSTGAGSQATFNGATSIAGNVTGTGATLAFNGPATIGQNVSAVQGQVTFAGPATIGQDVRGSGAAFEFSRGEQTSIGGNVTLDDNASLKGGTTAVPIAIAGDVTVAGGATLGGNLFVQGTLNGAGGIVSPGNSVGTQSYASIASFGSTYKAEVNAAGNSDLVIARTGDIDLSATHLTVAQENGNGGYVLNHDYTIVQTVDGLVRNQFASAQLDDSFANTLVALDPVKYAAKDVTVSLSVDPAKVAAVRAGLSSNQNHTLDGVISVAGRNAAADAALASTGTRSALNALSGEVHASTQSALLDASNIVRDTVSDRLRGGAGAGLSSPNSPLWAQVVGDWRRMGGDGNTARVRNSLGGIFLGGDTHVGAGWRVGGALGYTDGDIKVDDRSSKSDVKSYTAVIYGGNRWATGNGSLDLTVGAAYTRHDIDTRRSVTQGGDQSLKASYHADGTQLFTDLGYAFALGQSASVGPYAGLAWINQHADGFSESGGPAALKGRGQTDNVTTSTLGVRGKATFDLGARTATLLGGIGWRHAAGDVDPKRRLSFIQGNGASFGVTGAPIAQDAVALNVGAEMQLSRNAAMGLSYNGQFGGGNIDRAGSLYLKVAF encoded by the coding sequence ATGCTGCGCAGGTCCGCGCTGACCGCGGCGCTGCTGGCGATATACGGCTACGCGCCCGGCGCCGCGGCCGCGACCAACCTGGTCGTCGACACGCCCTACGACCTGAGCGGGAGCACGCTGGCCAACGGCACGGTCACCGTGAACAACGGCGGCGTGCTCACCGGCGACGGCGCGACCGTCCGCGGCAGCGCCTACGACCTGGTGCTGGTGAACGCGGGCGGCAGCCTGGTGCTGGACAATGCGAACCTGTCGAACGATCTCGACAGCCCGACCGGCCAGAACGGCCGCACCGTCACGGCCAAGGGCGCGGGGGCGACGGCCACGCTGAATGGCGCGACCATCGTGATCAGCGCGCAATCGACCAATCCCGGGACCGATTATGCGCATGCGTTCACCGCGGGCGTCGGCGCCGCGGATGGCGGCCACGTCAACCTCGATGGCGGAAGCATCACCGCGTCCGGCAGCAAGCGTACCGTGGGCATGCAGGCGAATGACGGCGGCGCCATCGACGCGAGCAATCTCCAGATCACCACCAATGGCAATTACGGCCACGCGATCCAGGTGTATCGAACGCCCACGGCGGCCGAGACCGCAACCCATATCGGCCTGGACCACGTGTCGATCACGACCAACGGCGCCACCTATGCCGTCGGCATCCAATCGGCGAACAAGGGCGCCAGCGTGACGGCCACCGACACGGATATCGCCACGGCGGGAAGCGGCAGCTTCGGCGTGGAGGTGTTCAACGGCGCCACCGCGGCGCTGGTGAACGGGTCCATCACGACCGCCGGAATCGGCGCCGCGGGCGTGCGGGTGTATGGCGGAAACCTGGGATCAGGCGCCGTCACCGTCGAAGGCACGAAGATCGTCACCGGCGGCGTGGGCGCGTCCGGCGTCCTGGCCGGCGACACCGCGGAGCCCACCAGCGGCATCGCCAGCCTGTCCGGCGTCGACATCGCGACGACGGGAGGCAATGCGGCAGGCATCGAATCCGCTTTCGGCAGCAGCATCGCCAGCACGAATTCCACCGTGCATACGCAAGGCGATGCCGCGAACGGCGTGTACGCCCACGACGGCGGCGCGGTTTCGCTGGACGGAGACGCCGTGACGACGGACGGGAACCACGCCTACGGTTTGTATGCCACGGGCGCCGGCTCCACGATCAGCGCCGGCGGCGCCTCCGTGGCGACGAACGGCTTGTATGGATACGGCGTGCGCGCCGAAAACGGCGGCGTCGTCAACCTGGACGGCGGTTCGGTAACGACGAACAATGCGACCGGCCGCGCCGCGCAGGACGGCGACGGATCGCGCGCCTATGCGCTGAGCGCGGACGGCGCGAACTCGAGCATCGTCGCGAAGAACGGCACGACGATCAACACAGAGGGCCAGCGCGCCTACGGCGCCTACGCCACCAACGGCGGGCATATCTCGCTGGACGGCGGATCGGTGACGACCCACGGGTTCATGGCCTATGGCCTGTATGCCAGCGGACCGGGCTCCACCATCGATGCCGACAACGTCGCCGTCGCCACCTCCGGCAACGTGGGCGACGGGGTGTGGGCGTACCAGGGCGGCGTGGTCAACCTGAGCGGCGGCAGCATTGCGGTGTCCGGGGAGCCCAACGCGAACAGCCCGCATGAAACGGCCAATGGCCTGGTCGCCGTCGGCGGCGCCTTCGGGGCGGGGACGATCAACGCCACCGGCGTCTCGGTGTCGACCCGGGGAGCCAACAGCGTCGGCGCGATGGCGGGCGCGCAGGTCGGCGATTCCTACACCAGCGGCGCGATCAACCTGGTCGATTCCAGTATCGCCGTGCAGGGCGCCAATGCCGTCGCCGCCAGCGTGAGCTACGGCAGTTCGCTGACGGCGCGCGGATCCACCCTGGTGTCGCAGAACGGCGATGGCATCACGATCACGGACGCCGCGACCGTCACGCTGATCGGCACCCGCGTGCAGGCGGCGGGCGCCTCGCTGGTGTCGAACCTGGACAGCGCGGGGCAGACGCAGGACATCGTCATCGGCGCGGGCTCCACGCTGAGCGAGAACAACGGCACCCTGTTGCAGGTCAACCGCCAGGACGCCGGCATGGACGGCATCGTCAACCTGACGCTGCAGGCCGGCGCCACCGCGCGCGGCGACGTCATCGACCTGGACGGCCTGAGCGCGGACAATCCCACGCGCAGCCAGGGCGGCAAGACCAACTTCACCGTGGCCGCGGGCGCGAACTGGCTGGGCATCGTCCGGGGAATAAACGACGTCTCGACCGACGACGGCGGCTCCTTCGTCGACAACGGCGGCGCGCCGATCGCGGGCAACGTCACCGGCGGGCAGGACGCCACCCTCGTATTCAACAACGGCGCTACCATCGGCGGCAGCGTATCGACCGGCGCGGGCAGCCAGGCCACTTTCAACGGCGCGACGTCCATCGCCGGCAACGTGACGGGAACGGGGGCCACGCTGGCCTTCAACGGCCCGGCGACGATCGGCCAGAACGTCAGCGCCGTCCAGGGCCAAGTGACGTTCGCCGGGCCGGCGACCATAGGCCAGGACGTGCGCGGCAGCGGCGCCGCCTTCGAATTCAGCCGGGGCGAACAGACGTCGATCGGCGGCAACGTGACGCTGGACGACAACGCCAGCCTGAAGGGCGGCACGACCGCCGTGCCTATCGCCATCGCCGGCGACGTGACGGTCGCCGGCGGCGCCACCCTGGGCGGCAACCTGTTCGTCCAGGGGACCTTGAACGGCGCGGGCGGCATCGTGAGCCCCGGCAACTCCGTCGGCACCCAGAGCTACGCCTCGATCGCCAGCTTCGGCAGCACCTACAAGGCCGAGGTCAATGCCGCCGGCAATTCCGACCTGGTCATCGCCAGGACGGGCGACATCGACCTGTCCGCCACCCATCTGACGGTCGCCCAGGAAAACGGCAATGGCGGGTACGTGTTGAATCACGACTACACCATCGTGCAGACCGTCGATGGCCTCGTCAGGAACCAGTTCGCCAGCGCGCAACTGGACGACAGCTTCGCCAATACGCTGGTGGCCCTGGACCCGGTCAAGTATGCCGCCAAGGACGTGACGGTCAGCTTGTCCGTCGATCCGGCGAAGGTCGCGGCGGTGCGCGCGGGCCTTTCCTCCAACCAGAACCACACGCTCGATGGCGTGATCTCCGTGGCGGGACGGAATGCCGCCGCGGACGCCGCGCTGGCTTCCACGGGCACCCGGAGCGCGTTGAACGCCTTGTCGGGCGAGGTGCACGCCAGCACCCAATCGGCGCTTCTCGATGCGAGCAATATCGTGCGGGACACGGTCTCGGACCGCCTGCGCGGAGGCGCGGGCGCCGGGCTGTCCTCGCCGAACTCGCCCTTGTGGGCGCAAGTGGTGGGCGATTGGCGGCGGATGGGCGGCGACGGCAATACCGCGCGGGTGAGGAACTCGCTGGGCGGCATCTTCCTGGGCGGCGACACCCACGTCGGCGCCGGCTGGCGCGTCGGCGGCGCCTTGGGCTACACCGACGGCGACATCAAGGTCGATGATCGGTCGTCGAAATCCGACGTCAAGAGCTATACGGCCGTCATCTATGGCGGCAATCGCTGGGCGACCGGCAACGGCAGCCTGGACCTCACGGTGGGCGCGGCCTACACGCGGCATGACATCGATACGAGGCGCTCGGTCACGCAAGGCGGCGACCAATCCCTGAAAGCCAGCTATCACGCCGATGGCACCCAGTTGTTCACGGATCTGGGATACGCCTTCGCGCTGGGACAGTCCGCCTCGGTCGGGCCCTATGCCGGCCTGGCCTGGATCAACCAGCACGCGGACGGTTTCAGCGAATCGGGCGGCCCGGCCGCGCTGAAGGGCAGGGGACAGACCGACAACGTCACGACGTCCACGCTGGGCGTGCGCGGCAAGGCCACGTTCGACCTGGGCGCGCGGACGGCGACGCTGCTCGGCGGAATAGGGTGGCGGCACGCCGCCGGCGACGTCGATCCGAAGCGGCGGCTGTCGTTCATCCAGGGCAACGGCGCCTCCTTCGGCGTCACCGGCGCGCCGATCGCCCAGGACGCCGTGGCGCTGAACGTCGGCGCCGAGATGCAGCTAAGCAGGAATGCCGCCATGGGTTTGAGCTACAACGGCCAGTTCGGCGGCGGCAACATCGATAGGGCAGGGTCGCTGTACCTGAAGGTTGCGTTCTGA
- a CDS encoding winged helix-turn-helix domain-containing protein: MSEIDVTLLQLSSAAPQGVAEMLRLSNLCIDSGFHTTVSTDPADLAKRRQSGRPAIVVIESLGSSDYDVQALVSILRCRQRVGVIMIVADDSAARSRALNWGADLCLSYPVDADEFRSAVHAVARRCAPAAGSRDEGEGEARRFAPIGEARREHRPPAIRMIDPGSFQHAGSSHRSAPPYPSPHSDASDLSLPSDLPDAAAAPTTWLLTSSGWSLRSPEGATIALTATERVLMSSLFAAQPSVVSHEELQAQCGYAGAASRNPVASAISRLKRKCQADGVWLPIDNSRGNGYRFGARCAIEN, encoded by the coding sequence ATGAGTGAGATCGACGTGACGCTGCTGCAATTGAGCTCGGCCGCGCCGCAGGGCGTGGCCGAAATGCTGCGCCTGAGCAATCTCTGCATCGACTCGGGTTTTCACACGACGGTATCGACGGACCCGGCGGATCTGGCGAAGCGGCGGCAGTCCGGCCGGCCGGCGATCGTTGTCATCGAAAGCCTCGGCAGCAGCGACTATGACGTGCAGGCCCTGGTGTCCATCCTGCGCTGCCGCCAACGGGTGGGCGTCATCATGATCGTGGCCGACGACAGCGCCGCGCGCAGCCGCGCCTTGAACTGGGGGGCGGATCTTTGCCTGTCCTACCCGGTGGACGCCGATGAATTCCGTTCGGCGGTGCACGCCGTCGCCAGGCGTTGCGCCCCCGCGGCCGGCTCGCGCGACGAAGGGGAGGGCGAGGCACGCCGCTTCGCGCCCATCGGCGAGGCGCGCCGGGAACATCGTCCGCCGGCGATTCGGATGATCGACCCGGGCTCCTTCCAGCATGCGGGCTCTTCACATCGTTCGGCCCCTCCATACCCTTCGCCTCATTCGGACGCTTCAGACCTCTCGCTCCCTTCGGACCTACCGGACGCCGCCGCCGCGCCAACGACGTGGCTGCTGACCTCCAGCGGCTGGTCCTTGAGAAGCCCCGAGGGCGCCACGATAGCCTTGACCGCGACCGAGCGGGTGCTGATGTCCAGCCTTTTCGCGGCGCAACCCTCGGTGGTGAGCCACGAGGAACTGCAGGCGCAGTGCGGTTATGCGGGCGCCGCCAGCAGGAATCCCGTGGCCTCCGCGATCAGCCGGCTGAAAAGGAAATGCCAGGCCGATGGCGTGTGGCTGCCGATCGACAACAGCAGGGGCAACGGCTACCGCTTCGGCGCGCGCTGCGCCATCGAGAACTAA
- a CDS encoding EAL domain-containing protein produces the protein MKGAPAMPAAPGGIPPLATSHLFVTIKDFEALGEVYGPAFVHGVDEPGLQGRAADRDEAVRLYSQLAAGQLAFAFQAIVACADPTRELYQEALLRMRAPDREVCSAGPAIAALERLNLVRYLDHCVVNTVLALLAATPALHLGCNISAQSTVEDAWWTGIFERLAAAPELAGRLVIEITESARVPDAAAGLAFVRRLQAFGCRVAIDDFGSGFLPLDFVVRARPDIIKISGDYLRRGRERDADRAVFRSLLQLGASIATDVVAEGVETHADFQSIGNGRNAWAQGWFVGRPTLLPAWHANDHCVLAAADATAVSSMARRARRDE, from the coding sequence ATGAAGGGCGCGCCCGCCATGCCGGCTGCGCCGGGGGGTATCCCGCCGCTCGCCACGTCGCATCTTTTTGTCACTATTAAGGATTTTGAGGCGCTGGGCGAGGTCTACGGACCGGCATTCGTGCACGGCGTGGACGAGCCCGGACTGCAAGGCCGCGCCGCCGATAGGGACGAGGCGGTCCGGCTCTATTCGCAACTCGCCGCGGGTCAACTGGCCTTCGCCTTCCAGGCCATCGTCGCCTGCGCCGATCCAACGCGGGAGCTCTACCAGGAAGCCTTGCTGCGCATGCGCGCGCCGGACCGCGAGGTCTGCTCGGCGGGGCCGGCCATCGCCGCACTGGAGCGCCTGAATCTGGTGCGCTATCTCGACCACTGCGTGGTCAACACCGTCCTGGCGCTCCTGGCCGCCACGCCGGCGCTGCATCTGGGATGCAACATCTCGGCGCAGAGCACCGTCGAGGACGCCTGGTGGACCGGCATCTTCGAGCGATTGGCGGCGGCTCCCGAGCTTGCCGGCCGGCTGGTCATCGAGATCACGGAAAGCGCCCGCGTGCCCGATGCCGCCGCCGGCCTGGCGTTCGTGCGGCGGCTACAGGCCTTCGGATGCCGGGTCGCCATCGACGATTTCGGTTCCGGTTTCCTCCCGCTGGATTTCGTCGTGCGCGCGCGGCCCGACATCATCAAGATAAGCGGCGACTATCTCCGGCGCGGCCGCGAGCGCGATGCGGATCGCGCAGTCTTTCGAAGCCTGCTCCAACTGGGCGCGTCCATCGCCACCGACGTCGTCGCCGAGGGCGTGGAAACCCACGCCGATTTCCAGTCGATCGGAAACGGCCGCAACGCATGGGCGCAAGGCTGGTTCGTGGGGCGGCCGACGCTGCTGCCCGCATGGCACGCCAACGATCATTGCGTGCTCGCCGCCGCGGACGCCACCGCCGTTTCCTCCATGGCGCGGCGCGCCCGGCGTGATGAGTGA
- a CDS encoding recombinase family protein, whose amino-acid sequence MQTMTGKTLGYARVSTEDQNLDLQIAALKRANCDRIYTDKGISGSTSSRPGLDALLRTLSPGSTLVVWRLDRLGRSLRYLVDLIDKLGRKNIQFVSLTENIDTSNSGGVLIFHMMAALAEFERALISERTRAGMAAAKARGRHVGRRRSLTPEQCIEALQALKSSSLENVAAAYSVHPRTLRRIASHEDCVSPPCQGEQGAALEAT is encoded by the coding sequence ATGCAGACAATGACAGGCAAGACACTGGGATATGCGAGAGTATCCACGGAAGACCAGAATCTGGATTTGCAGATCGCCGCCCTGAAGCGCGCGAACTGCGATCGGATCTACACCGATAAAGGCATCTCCGGCTCGACCTCATCCCGTCCGGGACTGGACGCCTTGCTCAGGACCTTGAGTCCGGGCAGCACGCTGGTCGTATGGCGGCTGGATCGGCTCGGCCGCTCCTTGCGCTACCTGGTCGATCTCATCGACAAGCTCGGCAGGAAGAACATCCAGTTCGTGTCGCTGACTGAAAATATAGACACCTCGAATTCGGGCGGCGTGCTCATCTTCCACATGATGGCGGCGTTGGCCGAGTTCGAACGCGCGCTGATCAGCGAGCGCACGCGCGCCGGCATGGCCGCGGCGAAAGCGCGGGGACGGCACGTCGGCCGGCGCCGCTCGCTCACGCCCGAGCAATGCATCGAGGCCTTGCAGGCGCTGAAGTCCTCTTCCCTGGAAAATGTGGCGGCGGCATATTCCGTCCACCCGCGCACCCTGCGCCGCATCGCTTCCCATGAAGACTGCGTGTCCCCACCCTGTCAGGGGGAACAGGGCGCGGCGCTCGAAGCCACCTGA
- a CDS encoding zinc-dependent alcohol dehydrogenase family protein, with protein sequence MEAMALHAHGQPLQRETRPTPEPGPGQVRIEVEACGVCRTDLHVVDGELPDAPLPIIPGHEIVGIVEALGEGVTQVARGARVGVAWLARTCGHCSYCLEGRENLCDAALFTGYTRDGGYATHVIAEADYVFPLQAEQESPASVAPLLCAGLIGWRCLCAAGNARRIGLYGFGAAAHILAQVCRWEGRTVHAFTRPGDAAAQALALSLGAAWAGGSDQLPDEPLDAAILFAPVGALVPAALRAVRKGGTVVCGGIHMSDIPAFPYSLLWEERRIVSVANLTRQDGHGFLDIVPPAHIHTHTTQYALADANRALADLREGRLVGAAVLIP encoded by the coding sequence ATGGAAGCGATGGCATTGCACGCGCACGGGCAGCCGCTGCAGCGGGAAACCCGCCCCACGCCCGAACCCGGGCCGGGCCAGGTCCGCATCGAGGTCGAGGCGTGCGGCGTGTGCCGCACGGACCTGCACGTCGTGGATGGCGAATTGCCCGATGCGCCGCTGCCCATCATTCCCGGCCACGAGATCGTCGGCATCGTGGAGGCCCTGGGAGAGGGCGTCACCCAGGTGGCGCGGGGAGCCCGCGTCGGCGTCGCCTGGCTTGCCCGGACCTGCGGACATTGCAGCTACTGCCTGGAGGGCCGGGAGAATCTTTGCGACGCGGCATTGTTCACCGGCTATACCCGCGACGGCGGCTACGCCACGCACGTCATCGCGGAGGCGGACTATGTCTTCCCCCTACAGGCTGAACAGGAAAGCCCCGCTTCCGTCGCGCCGCTCCTGTGCGCCGGCCTGATCGGCTGGCGCTGCCTGTGCGCCGCGGGCAACGCGCGGCGCATCGGCTTGTACGGATTCGGCGCCGCCGCCCATATCCTGGCCCAGGTCTGCCGCTGGGAAGGGCGCACGGTCCATGCCTTCACCCGGCCGGGCGACGCCGCGGCGCAGGCATTGGCGCTGTCCCTGGGCGCGGCATGGGCAGGCGGCTCCGACCAGTTGCCGGACGAACCGCTGGACGCGGCCATCCTTTTCGCGCCGGTCGGCGCCCTGGTGCCGGCCGCGCTGCGGGCGGTGCGCAAGGGCGGGACCGTCGTCTGCGGCGGCATCCACATGAGCGACATCCCGGCCTTTCCCTACAGCCTGCTGTGGGAAGAACGGCGCATCGTCTCCGTGGCGAACCTGACCCGCCAGGACGGCCACGGTTTTCTCGACATCGTGCCGCCCGCGCACATCCATACCCACACCACGCAATATGCCCTGGCGGACGCGAACCGCGCCTTGGCGGATCTGCGGGAGGGGCGGCTGGTAGGCGCCGCCGTATTGATTCCTTGA
- a CDS encoding universal stress protein, protein MFKRIAVHIDKDPACEGRVATAMALAQTYTAHIVGIYVQDPPYNYAYGEAVIPSAILEVQQQQIADERHKCSQEFCHLTASAGLGKSWIAVEGLREEELALQARCSDLLILSQADLQTHRSSIEPYQLESVIMTAGRPVLVVPYEGKLTQPVERVLICWDRGRESARAIADAAPFLSRAKEIAVLTVDEAPAAAPRIRNTMHGLDDYLRAHGYVEAKPVSSSSKGIGIGNAILNTASDCGADLIVMGLYGHSRAREWMLGGASREMLESMTAPVLFSH, encoded by the coding sequence ATGTTCAAGAGAATCGCAGTCCATATCGACAAAGATCCCGCCTGCGAAGGGCGTGTCGCCACCGCGATGGCGCTGGCCCAGACGTACACGGCGCATATCGTCGGCATCTACGTCCAGGATCCGCCATACAACTACGCTTACGGCGAGGCCGTCATTCCGTCGGCCATCCTGGAAGTGCAGCAGCAGCAGATCGCCGACGAACGGCACAAGTGCAGCCAGGAGTTCTGCCATCTGACCGCCTCCGCCGGCCTGGGCAAGTCCTGGATCGCCGTGGAAGGGCTGCGCGAGGAAGAGCTCGCCTTGCAGGCCCGGTGTAGCGACCTGCTCATCCTGAGTCAGGCCGATTTGCAGACGCATCGCTCCTCCATCGAACCCTACCAGTTGGAGTCCGTCATCATGACGGCTGGCCGGCCGGTGCTCGTCGTTCCCTACGAGGGCAAGCTGACGCAGCCCGTCGAGCGGGTGCTGATTTGCTGGGACCGCGGCCGCGAATCCGCCCGCGCCATCGCCGACGCCGCGCCTTTCCTTTCCCGGGCCAAGGAAATCGCCGTCCTGACGGTCGACGAAGCGCCCGCCGCGGCGCCGCGCATCCGCAATACCATGCACGGACTGGACGATTATCTGCGCGCGCACGGCTACGTCGAGGCCAAGCCGGTGTCGTCTTCCTCCAAGGGCATCGGCATCGGCAACGCCATCCTCAACACCGCCTCGGACTGCGGCGCGGACCTGATCGTGATGGGGCTGTACGGCCATAGCCGGGCCCGCGAATGGATGCTGGGCGGGGCGTCGCGCGAGATGTTGGAGAGCATGACCGCCCCGGTCCTGTTCTCGCACTGA
- a CDS encoding adenosylcobalamin-dependent ribonucleoside-diphosphate reductase encodes MSFAPDISDVVFANRYARDGEATRRDTFLRVATALAARERAADRHRYAALFLENFMKGGIGAGRIMANAGAAAGDDATMVNCFVQAAMEPVLGWPYGVDAALSRAVRTMNMGGGVGYDFTPIPPASSTGGGVCAVIDRYDRICRNQHTMIGRPAAQMGVLACDHPDILEFIAAKEGRRRWPTFNLAVAVGNAFMEAVQRDELWTLSHRAEPARATAKRQSARGEDGRWRYGALPARQLWDALTGAVCRSAAPGVLFIDTINEGNPLRGVETLSATNPCGEQPLPAYGACVLGPINLAGLVRHPFGHGGAPAFDFEELGARVRVQVRMLDNVLDLTRWPLQEQAAEAKTKRRIGCGVTGLADALAMMGLRYDSQEGRALAVEIAGGLRDHAYLASAELAGERGAFPLYRQDFYLDETAAALHPRFAPRVTEAIRRHGLRNSHLLSFAPAGSVSVAFFGNCSPGIEPVSAWRTSRHVCLPEGDVARVEADNAAWRLWRRLKGENAPLPAYFQRAAEISPAAHVAMVAALQPWVDASISKHVPLPAESTPGDVSSIYFQAWRAGVKGLTVFSPDPAMPAAIEDTGAQETWERAVGCVC; translated from the coding sequence ATGTCATTCGCTCCCGATATTTCCGACGTCGTCTTCGCCAACCGCTATGCGCGCGACGGCGAAGCGACGCGCCGCGACACCTTTCTCCGCGTCGCCACGGCGCTGGCGGCGCGCGAGCGCGCGGCGGACCGCCATCGCTACGCCGCCCTCTTCCTGGAAAACTTCATGAAGGGCGGCATCGGCGCGGGCCGCATCATGGCGAACGCCGGCGCGGCCGCCGGCGACGATGCCACCATGGTCAATTGCTTCGTCCAGGCCGCCATGGAGCCGGTGCTCGGGTGGCCCTACGGCGTGGACGCGGCGCTGTCGCGCGCGGTGCGCACCATGAACATGGGCGGCGGCGTGGGCTATGACTTCACGCCGATACCGCCGGCCTCTTCCACGGGCGGCGGCGTCTGCGCGGTGATCGACCGCTACGACAGGATCTGCCGCAACCAGCACACGATGATAGGCCGCCCGGCCGCGCAGATGGGCGTGCTGGCCTGCGATCATCCCGATATCCTCGAATTCATCGCCGCGAAGGAAGGACGCAGGCGTTGGCCCACGTTCAATCTGGCCGTCGCCGTGGGCAATGCCTTCATGGAGGCGGTGCAACGGGACGAACTCTGGACGCTTTCCCATCGGGCCGAACCCGCGCGCGCGACGGCGAAGCGGCAATCCGCCCGGGGCGAGGACGGCCGGTGGCGCTATGGCGCCTTGCCCGCGCGGCAGCTCTGGGACGCGCTGACGGGCGCCGTCTGCCGCAGCGCGGCGCCGGGCGTGCTTTTCATCGACACCATCAACGAAGGCAATCCGCTGCGCGGGGTGGAGACCTTGTCGGCGACCAATCCCTGTGGGGAACAGCCCCTTCCCGCTTATGGCGCCTGCGTGCTCGGACCGATCAACCTCGCGGGCCTGGTTCGCCATCCTTTCGGGCACGGCGGGGCGCCGGCTTTCGATTTCGAGGAGTTGGGCGCGCGCGTGCGCGTCCAGGTGCGCATGCTGGACAACGTGCTGGACCTGACGCGCTGGCCCTTGCAGGAGCAGGCCGCGGAGGCGAAGACCAAGCGGCGCATCGGTTGCGGCGTCACCGGCCTGGCCGATGCCCTGGCCATGATGGGGCTGCGCTACGACAGCCAGGAAGGCCGCGCCCTCGCCGTCGAGATCGCCGGCGGCCTGCGCGACCATGCCTATCTCGCCTCGGCGGAACTGGCTGGCGAGCGCGGCGCCTTTCCCCTGTACCGGCAGGATTTCTACCTCGACGAGACCGCCGCCGCCTTGCATCCGCGGTTCGCGCCTCGCGTGACGGAGGCCATCCGGCGCCATGGCTTGCGCAACAGCCATTTGCTGTCGTTCGCGCCCGCGGGCAGCGTCAGCGTCGCCTTCTTCGGCAATTGTTCGCCGGGTATCGAACCCGTCTCCGCCTGGCGGACCTCGCGGCACGTATGCCTGCCCGAGGGGGACGTGGCACGGGTGGAAGCCGACAATGCGGCGTGGCGCCTGTGGCGGCGCCTCAAGGGCGAGAACGCGCCCTTGCCCGCGTATTTCCAGCGGGCGGCCGAGATATCGCCCGCCGCCCACGTCGCCATGGTCGCCGCGCTGCAGCCGTGGGTGGACGCCTCCATCTCCAAGCATGTTCCCTTGCCCGCCGAGAGCACGCCGGGCGACGTCAGCTCGATCTATTTCCAGGCCTGGCGCGCCGGCGTGAAGGGCTTGACGGTCTTCAGCCCCGATCCCGCGATGCCGGCGGCGATCGAGGACACCGGCGCGCAAGAGACCTGGGAACGCGCCGTCGGCTGCGTTTGCTGA